One window of the Herpetosiphonaceae bacterium genome contains the following:
- the treS gene encoding maltose alpha-D-glucosyltransferase has translation MSQRVARSTRNQDPVWYKDAIIYELHVRAFADSNDDGIGDFCGLTSKLDYLQDLGVTALWLLPFYPSPLQDDGYDIADYTDVHPSYGTLRDFKAFLKAAHARGLKVITELVLNHTSAQHPWFQRARRARPGSPWRDFYVWSDTPERYRDARIIFQDFEGSNWTWDPVANAYYWHRFYAHQPDLNYANPRVRAAIRRVVDFWLRLGVDGLRLDAVPYLFEREGTTGENLPETHAALRRLRRHIDEHFPARMLLAEANQWPEDAVAYFGQGDECHMAFHFPLMPRLFMAIRREDRFPILDILAQTPPIPDTAQWALFLRNHDELTLEMVTDTERVYMYRTYARDEAARINLGIRRRLAPLLHNNRRKIELLHGLLCSLPGTPVLYYGDEIGMGDNVFLGDRNGVRTPMQWSADRNAGFSRANPQQLYLPLIVDHEYHHETIHVEAQQSNPSSLLSWMKRLLALRKRYPVFGRGQITFLRPDNRKVLAFLRHDEQTAILVVANLSRFLQHVELDLAAFADRCPVELFGRTTFPALGEQPYPLTLAPHAFCWFALEPQPAARPATAEDEEIPTITWDGAWEDLVRGDGRTALEDVLPAYLVARNWFFGKHRTILGTSVQERIPIPVGDRKAYLTIVRVQYADDESQTYLVPLACLSGGEARRLVSRSAHAVVARLRDTSGGDQGVLYDAMWDEAFAAALLDTVVHGRHYQGLTGTTTVTPRPKLRRRRRATTTGPSITTLHATHNNTAIVYGDELILKLIRCLDDGVNPELEIGAFLTEHRFPHSPAMLGALAYHQNQHEPTTLAILQPFIPNHGELWETMQTQLREYLGRAAHRSSVADDGPVTAAALLALADQQPPTDVRELIGPFLDRVRLLGQRTAELHLALASDPEDADFAPQPFTPLYQRALYQSFRSVVSEVFDDLRRRQPDLPTSLHTDIRALLDGEQRLLERLKAVTARKIDAVRIRCHGDYHLGQVLDTGDDVVIFDFEGESRRPVLERRLKRAAFEDLAGMLRSLYAATTTGLEHKRERARGQSQQARLDGQARCWVRWVSAAFLQGYLHSAGAAPFVPQARADQILLLDGLLIEKALDALARTLDEHPERVPGALQQLRAVLGTEIDQAALRDPSHDATVA, from the coding sequence ATGAGTCAGCGCGTCGCACGTAGCACGAGGAACCAGGATCCCGTCTGGTACAAAGACGCCATTATCTATGAGCTCCACGTCCGGGCGTTTGCCGACAGCAACGACGATGGGATCGGTGACTTCTGCGGCTTAACGAGCAAGCTCGACTATCTCCAGGACCTGGGCGTGACGGCGCTCTGGCTGCTGCCGTTCTACCCGTCGCCGTTGCAGGACGACGGCTATGATATTGCGGACTACACCGATGTGCATCCATCGTACGGGACCCTGCGCGACTTCAAAGCCTTCCTGAAGGCGGCCCATGCGCGCGGCTTGAAGGTCATCACCGAGCTGGTGCTGAATCATACCTCAGCGCAGCATCCCTGGTTTCAGCGTGCCCGGCGTGCCAGGCCGGGAAGTCCCTGGCGCGACTTTTACGTCTGGAGTGACACGCCCGAGCGGTATCGCGACGCGCGGATCATCTTTCAGGATTTCGAGGGCTCAAACTGGACGTGGGACCCCGTCGCCAACGCCTACTACTGGCACCGCTTCTATGCGCACCAGCCCGACCTCAACTATGCGAACCCGCGCGTGCGCGCGGCGATCCGCCGGGTCGTCGACTTCTGGCTCCGGCTCGGCGTGGATGGGCTGCGGCTCGACGCGGTTCCCTACCTCTTCGAGCGGGAGGGCACGACGGGCGAGAACCTGCCCGAAACGCACGCGGCGCTCCGTCGGCTGCGGCGGCATATCGACGAGCACTTCCCGGCCCGCATGCTGCTGGCCGAGGCCAACCAGTGGCCGGAAGACGCGGTCGCCTACTTCGGCCAGGGCGACGAGTGCCACATGGCCTTCCACTTCCCGCTGATGCCCCGCCTGTTCATGGCGATCCGCCGCGAGGACCGCTTCCCGATCCTCGATATTCTGGCGCAGACACCGCCGATCCCGGACACCGCGCAGTGGGCGCTGTTCCTGCGCAATCACGACGAGCTGACGCTTGAGATGGTCACGGATACCGAGCGGGTCTATATGTACCGGACCTATGCCCGCGACGAGGCCGCGCGGATCAACCTGGGCATTCGCCGTCGGCTCGCGCCGCTGCTGCACAACAACCGCCGGAAAATCGAGCTGCTGCACGGCCTGCTCTGCTCGCTGCCGGGCACGCCGGTGCTCTACTACGGCGACGAGATCGGCATGGGCGACAACGTCTTTCTGGGCGACCGCAACGGCGTGCGGACGCCGATGCAGTGGAGCGCCGATCGCAATGCGGGCTTCTCCCGCGCCAATCCTCAGCAGCTCTACCTGCCGCTGATTGTGGATCATGAGTACCATCACGAAACGATCCATGTCGAAGCGCAGCAGAGCAACCCATCGTCGCTGCTCTCGTGGATGAAGCGCCTGCTGGCGCTACGCAAGCGCTACCCGGTGTTTGGACGCGGCCAGATCACCTTTCTCCGCCCCGACAACCGCAAGGTGCTGGCGTTTCTGCGCCACGATGAGCAGACGGCGATCCTGGTCGTCGCCAATCTATCGCGCTTCCTCCAGCATGTGGAGCTTGACCTCGCCGCGTTCGCGGACCGCTGCCCCGTCGAGCTCTTTGGCCGCACGACCTTTCCAGCGCTTGGCGAGCAGCCCTATCCACTCACCCTGGCACCGCACGCCTTCTGCTGGTTTGCACTGGAGCCACAGCCTGCCGCCCGGCCCGCCACGGCGGAGGACGAGGAGATTCCGACCATCACCTGGGACGGCGCGTGGGAGGATCTTGTGCGCGGTGATGGCCGGACGGCGCTGGAAGATGTGCTGCCGGCCTACCTCGTGGCGCGCAATTGGTTTTTCGGCAAGCATCGGACTATCCTGGGGACCTCCGTTCAGGAGCGCATTCCGATCCCGGTGGGCGACCGAAAAGCCTATCTCACGATCGTGCGCGTCCAGTATGCGGACGACGAATCGCAGACCTATCTCGTGCCGCTGGCCTGCCTGAGCGGCGGCGAGGCGCGCAGGCTGGTATCCCGCAGCGCGCACGCGGTCGTCGCGCGGCTGCGAGATACCAGCGGCGGCGATCAGGGCGTGCTCTACGACGCGATGTGGGACGAGGCCTTCGCCGCAGCGCTGCTCGACACGGTAGTCCACGGACGGCACTATCAGGGACTCACCGGGACGACCACCGTGACGCCACGGCCCAAGCTCCGGCGACGCCGCCGGGCCACGACGACCGGGCCGTCGATCACGACGCTCCACGCGACGCATAACAACACGGCGATCGTCTATGGCGACGAGCTGATCCTCAAGCTGATCCGCTGCCTGGATGACGGCGTGAACCCGGAGCTGGAGATCGGAGCTTTTCTGACCGAGCATCGCTTTCCTCACAGCCCCGCGATGCTGGGAGCGCTGGCGTATCATCAGAATCAGCATGAGCCGACGACTCTCGCCATCCTTCAGCCGTTCATCCCAAACCACGGCGAGCTGTGGGAAACGATGCAGACGCAATTGCGGGAGTATCTTGGTCGGGCCGCGCACCGCTCGTCGGTGGCGGACGATGGCCCGGTGACGGCTGCGGCGCTCCTTGCGCTCGCCGATCAGCAGCCGCCGACCGATGTGCGCGAGCTGATCGGCCCGTTTCTTGATCGGGTCCGGCTGCTGGGCCAGCGGACCGCCGAGCTGCATCTGGCGCTCGCCAGCGACCCGGAGGATGCCGACTTCGCCCCCCAGCCGTTCACGCCGCTGTATCAACGCGCGCTGTACCAATCCTTCCGGAGCGTGGTCAGCGAGGTCTTCGATGACCTGCGCAGGCGGCAGCCCGATCTCCCCACGAGCCTGCACACGGACATCCGCGCGCTGCTGGACGGCGAGCAGCGCCTGCTCGAGCGTCTCAAAGCCGTCACCGCCCGCAAGATCGATGCGGTTCGCATCCGGTGCCACGGGGATTATCATCTGGGGCAGGTGCTAGACACCGGGGATGATGTCGTGATCTTTGATTTCGAGGGCGAGTCGCGGCGGCCCGTGCTTGAGCGACGGCTGAAGCGGGCGGCGTTCGAGGATCTGGCCGGGATGCTCCGGTCGCTGTATGCGGCAACGACGACGGGCCTTGAGCACAAGCGGGAGCGTGCCCGTGGACAGTCTCAGCAGGCACGCCTCGACGGGCAGGCGCGCTGCTGGGTCCGCTGGGTGAGCGCCGCCTTCCTCCAGGGCTACCTGCACAGCGCAGGAGCGGCACCGTTTGTGCCCCAGGCGCGGGCGGATCAAATCCTGCTCCTGGATGGGCTATTGATCGAGAAGGCGCTGGATGCACTCGCTCGCACCCTGGACGAGCACCCGGAGCGGGTGCCCGGCGCGCTCCAGCAGTTGCGTGCGGTGCTGGGGACGGAGATTGACCAGGCAGCGCTGCGCGACCCGTCGCATGATGCCACGGTCGCGTGA
- a CDS encoding FG-GAP-like repeat-containing protein, whose amino-acid sequence MPFISHHRTARRVALTFLVVFAMSLFVEGVFAQSATFARTDYPLLGNTHIVGDFNGDGNLDLAGSGAQSAAVMLGNGDGTLRARADYPVAAQAQDLATGDFNGDGKLDLVVTINDPRISLSLLTGNGDGTFNPPVNLPNTSGFDSPVVVATDLDNDGRLDVVIAHQIACFTAPCVVSRTISVLLGLGDGTFRPAREIDVGTGMAEIVVGDFNRDGRKDLGIAGDRSQVYILLGVGDGTFIRQPTITPIPENNIGVDGTDIDTADFNGDGLQDLAVAFALNGSRTVILMGNGDGTFRQPMIITEPGTRIPHYQAVADYNGDGFQDLALSLGWGLQGWMEILDGNGDGTFKPPVLYLVPDPNSSTSGGVLASADFNRDGKPDIALQFVGASSGLVMLRNTTGTVPPPTPQAPTLLSPPHDATVAQPVTFDWSDVTGAASYTIQIDDSSTFTAPQIVSQSVTASTFTASSLPATRLWWRVRGVNSAGVAGPWSVTRRFTAQEPPPPPGAAALSTLTLSPTSVVGGAAAQGTVTLTSAAPSGGASVALAMSNTVVATVPASVTVAAGTTSVTFALTTKTVTASTSVAISAAYGGVSKAATLTVQPPPPAADTVAIQIAEYASGNRQLRVEATSSHASAALNVYITSTNTLIGALRHEGDGRYRGDFSLASNPQNITVRSSLGGEATRAVTLK is encoded by the coding sequence ATGCCTTTCATCTCTCACCATCGCACAGCGCGTCGGGTTGCGTTAACCTTCCTGGTTGTCTTCGCGATGTCGCTTTTCGTCGAGGGCGTCTTTGCCCAATCTGCGACATTCGCCAGGACAGACTACCCCCTGCTTGGAAATACCCACATCGTCGGAGATTTCAACGGCGACGGCAACCTGGACCTGGCAGGGTCGGGGGCACAGTCCGCAGCCGTCATGCTGGGGAATGGCGACGGGACACTCCGCGCGCGGGCCGATTACCCGGTGGCAGCTCAGGCGCAGGACCTCGCGACCGGCGATTTCAACGGCGACGGGAAGCTCGATCTTGTCGTCACGATCAACGATCCGCGTATCAGCCTCTCCCTGCTCACCGGCAACGGTGACGGGACGTTCAACCCGCCCGTGAATCTGCCCAACACCTCTGGCTTTGACTCGCCCGTGGTCGTCGCCACCGACCTCGACAACGATGGGCGGCTCGATGTCGTCATCGCCCATCAAATAGCTTGCTTTACCGCGCCCTGCGTGGTCAGCCGGACGATCTCGGTCTTGCTCGGATTAGGTGACGGCACATTCCGACCGGCGCGCGAGATCGATGTCGGGACCGGGATGGCCGAAATCGTGGTCGGTGACTTCAACCGCGATGGCCGGAAAGATCTGGGGATCGCGGGCGACAGATCCCAGGTCTACATCCTCCTCGGCGTCGGCGACGGCACGTTTATTCGGCAGCCGACGATCACGCCGATCCCGGAGAACAACATCGGCGTCGACGGCACCGACATCGATACCGCCGATTTCAACGGCGATGGATTGCAGGACCTGGCAGTGGCCTTTGCGCTCAACGGGAGCCGGACGGTTATCCTCATGGGCAACGGTGACGGCACGTTCCGTCAGCCGATGATTATTACCGAGCCCGGCACACGGATTCCCCATTATCAGGCTGTCGCCGACTACAACGGCGACGGCTTTCAGGACCTTGCGCTCAGCCTGGGATGGGGGCTCCAGGGCTGGATGGAGATCCTGGACGGCAACGGCGACGGTACCTTTAAGCCACCCGTGCTGTATCTGGTGCCCGACCCGAATTCGAGCACGAGTGGAGGCGTGCTCGCCTCGGCGGACTTCAACCGTGACGGCAAGCCGGACATCGCGCTCCAGTTCGTCGGCGCGAGCAGCGGCCTGGTGATGCTCAGGAATACGACGGGCACCGTGCCGCCACCTACGCCGCAGGCGCCGACGCTGCTAAGCCCGCCCCACGACGCGACGGTCGCGCAGCCCGTCACGTTCGACTGGTCGGACGTGACCGGGGCCGCCAGCTACACGATCCAGATCGACGATTCGAGCACATTCACCGCGCCGCAGATCGTCAGCCAGAGCGTCACCGCGTCGACGTTTACGGCGAGCTCGCTCCCCGCCACGCGGTTATGGTGGCGCGTGCGCGGCGTCAACTCGGCGGGCGTGGCCGGGCCATGGTCCGTGACACGAAGGTTCACGGCGCAGGAGCCGCCCCCACCACCTGGCGCGGCGGCGCTCTCCACCTTGACGCTCAGCCCAACGAGTGTCGTGGGTGGCGCCGCCGCGCAGGGCACCGTCACGCTGACCAGCGCTGCGCCGTCGGGCGGGGCAAGCGTGGCACTTGCGATGAGCAACACCGTTGTCGCGACGGTTCCGGCAAGCGTGACGGTCGCTGCCGGAACAACCAGCGTGACCTTTGCACTGACAACTAAAACGGTAACAGCATCAACGTCGGTCGCTATCTCTGCCGCGTACGGGGGTGTGAGCAAAGCGGCGACGCTGACGGTGCAACCACCGCCGCCAGCCGCCGACACCGTCGCCATTCAAATTGCCGAATATGCATCCGGCAATCGGCAACTGCGCGTCGAAGCAACCAGCTCCCATGCGAGCGCGGCATTAAACGTCTATATCACATCGACGAATACCCTGATCGGCGCGCTGCGTCATGAAGGCGACGGGCGCTACAGAGGAGATTTCTCGCTTGCGTCCAACCCGCAAAACATCACGGTGCGGAGCAGCCTCGGCGGCGAGGCGACGAGGGCCGTAACGCTGAAGTGA
- a CDS encoding HAMP domain-containing protein, whose translation MPRSLTSKVTFGFGLFLALTTIAAAFTIIGTIQSRRASTHLVDYTLQHYTESDHFAASLNTALGESDAFMEEREGDDLEEAQAAMQVAATHLAALDRLTDASSRNADEQDYRRLQQRRVTLMERAQQQLAALAALPPNPDVAAPDDIEEALDTLMTEADALQTATDAVLARDITATKSLIDGRSQWNLITTSVLYALLILLSIIALMLLRRVIVRPINELARVAQRIAEGRDDCSVDITSRDEIGKLQQVFNQMAATVRQQTDALQHQVAVAEAARLEVERAHMESTAHITRIEEQQTIIRNLSVPILPLSRDMLVMPLVGEMNEERVSLMQSQALGTLEQTGARLLLLDITGVPRIDNMVAAGLVRIAQAARLLGTEVILVGITPHVAQTLANLDLSLAGIRTLSTLESGIAHVLNNTVPPGTPRAMTRLPGQPG comes from the coding sequence ACTATCGCGGCAGCCTTCACGATCATTGGCACCATCCAGAGCCGCCGCGCCAGCACCCACCTTGTAGACTATACGCTTCAACACTACACGGAGAGTGATCACTTCGCTGCGTCTCTCAACACCGCGCTAGGCGAGAGCGATGCGTTTATGGAAGAGCGGGAAGGCGATGATTTGGAGGAGGCTCAGGCGGCGATGCAGGTTGCAGCGACACACCTTGCTGCCCTGGATCGGCTTACGGATGCTTCCAGCCGCAACGCCGATGAGCAGGACTATCGCCGCCTTCAGCAGCGCCGCGTGACCCTTATGGAACGAGCGCAGCAGCAGCTTGCTGCGCTGGCGGCGCTCCCGCCAAATCCCGATGTCGCGGCTCCCGACGACATCGAGGAGGCCCTGGACACCCTGATGACCGAAGCCGACGCGCTGCAAACGGCAACAGACGCGGTCCTTGCGCGCGACATCACCGCGACAAAGTCGCTCATCGATGGACGAAGCCAGTGGAATCTGATTACAACGTCGGTGCTCTATGCGCTGTTGATCCTGCTCAGTATCATCGCGCTGATGCTCCTGCGCCGCGTGATCGTCCGCCCGATCAACGAGCTCGCACGGGTGGCACAGCGGATAGCCGAGGGTAGGGATGATTGCAGCGTGGACATCACGAGTCGCGATGAGATTGGCAAGCTCCAGCAGGTCTTCAATCAGATGGCCGCGACGGTACGGCAACAGACGGACGCTCTCCAGCATCAGGTGGCTGTCGCGGAGGCGGCACGGCTGGAGGTCGAGCGCGCCCACATGGAAAGCACCGCACACATCACGCGCATCGAAGAGCAGCAGACCATTATCCGCAACTTAAGCGTCCCGATCTTGCCGCTGAGCCGCGACATGCTCGTGATGCCGCTTGTCGGCGAGATGAACGAGGAGCGCGTGTCGCTCATGCAATCGCAGGCGCTCGGAACGCTGGAACAAACAGGCGCGCGCCTGCTCCTGCTCGACATTACCGGCGTGCCCAGGATCGACAATATGGTCGCAGCGGGATTGGTTCGGATTGCCCAGGCCGCGCGCTTGCTGGGCACGGAGGTCATCTTAGTGGGGATCACGCCACACGTTGCGCAGACGCTGGCTAATCTTGACCTGTCGCTCGCCGGTATTCGCACGCTCAGCACATTGGAGAGCGGGATCGCACATGTCCTCAACAACACCGTACCCCCTGGAACACCGCGCGCCATGACACGCCTGCCGGGGCAGCCCGGTTGA
- a CDS encoding PASTA domain-containing protein, with protein sequence MEQALRSARSQVVGRSFTRVRDSVQITSDTALAICTVVYLLAMLVVVAWQLFDTWIGAYSLPAWLGYDRARMDTPSFRLIAYTVIGGALGSLVNGIRSFLIHHHAFAGRYVWKYITAPWMGAALALLVYALIHSSTAVFAGNGETSSGSTQALANFAAGALAGYGAKDVFIWLDAQVQKLFKVEQPTPDVQGQAPATAAATLHTHDQAVGNVSTVAPHTGTQPGTVVAQTPPPGTPIPRGEEVNLTVTGDAPGHDTPSEA encoded by the coding sequence ATGGAACAGGCGCTCCGTTCCGCGAGGAGCCAGGTAGTTGGACGTTCCTTCACGCGCGTGCGGGACAGCGTCCAGATCACCAGCGATACGGCCCTTGCCATCTGCACGGTCGTGTACTTGCTGGCGATGCTTGTCGTCGTCGCCTGGCAGTTGTTTGACACCTGGATTGGGGCATACTCGCTCCCCGCGTGGCTGGGCTACGATCGGGCGCGCATGGACACGCCCTCGTTTCGTCTGATTGCCTACACCGTGATTGGCGGTGCGCTCGGCTCCCTGGTTAATGGCATCCGCAGCTTTCTGATTCACCACCATGCCTTTGCCGGGCGGTACGTGTGGAAGTACATCACCGCGCCCTGGATGGGCGCCGCGCTCGCGCTGCTGGTGTATGCGCTGATCCACAGCAGCACGGCGGTATTTGCGGGCAATGGAGAAACCAGCAGCGGGAGCACGCAGGCCCTCGCCAATTTCGCGGCTGGCGCGCTTGCAGGCTACGGCGCAAAGGATGTGTTTATCTGGCTGGATGCGCAGGTGCAGAAGCTCTTTAAGGTCGAGCAGCCGACACCTGATGTGCAGGGCCAGGCGCCCGCAACGGCGGCAGCAACGCTGCACACGCATGATCAGGCGGTCGGGAACGTGTCCACCGTCGCGCCGCATACCGGAACACAGCCGGGCACGGTCGTTGCGCAAACGCCACCGCCAGGCACGCCGATACCGCGTGGGGAAGAGGTGAATCTGACCGTTACCGGCGATGCGCCGGGTCATGATACGCCATCCGAGGCATAG
- a CDS encoding potassium channel family protein yields MRATRREQAAALIARSRKKVSEEERVEVLDQLIDVYGTLGPDDTDQARSVRRSFLLTLEDTPQIIQQERFSRFLAERIEPEDFAEFRWQSADAVIEYCDLLYSFRFQSDAMAEHVQSLERNLLRYALQQYEQQQAYEKMFQLLKLAPTLPALTDVELQRLRNRAYLYEMRRVRRWRRTLIAYLLLQVILIVVVFPLLFVWAESGVIQQQIESAASATLPDEAQRSFSYWDGLYWALITAASIGYGDVTPLTTLGRVLASALGVMGVVTIGVIAGLILNWLSPRRID; encoded by the coding sequence ATGAGGGCGACACGGCGCGAACAGGCAGCGGCGCTGATCGCGCGGAGCCGGAAGAAGGTGTCGGAGGAGGAGCGCGTCGAGGTCTTAGACCAGCTCATCGATGTGTACGGCACGCTTGGCCCGGATGATACCGATCAGGCGCGCAGCGTGCGCCGGTCGTTTCTGCTCACGCTGGAGGACACGCCCCAGATTATTCAGCAGGAGCGCTTCTCGCGCTTCCTGGCGGAGCGCATCGAGCCGGAGGATTTTGCGGAGTTTCGCTGGCAATCCGCCGATGCCGTGATCGAGTACTGTGATCTGCTCTACAGCTTTCGCTTTCAGAGCGACGCCATGGCCGAGCACGTCCAGTCACTTGAGCGTAATCTGCTGCGCTATGCGCTCCAGCAGTACGAGCAGCAGCAGGCGTACGAGAAGATGTTTCAGCTTCTCAAGCTCGCCCCGACGCTTCCCGCGCTGACGGATGTGGAGCTTCAGCGGCTGCGCAACCGCGCGTACCTCTATGAGATGCGGCGCGTGCGGCGCTGGCGGCGCACGCTCATCGCCTACCTGCTGCTCCAGGTCATCCTGATTGTGGTCGTCTTTCCGCTGCTGTTCGTCTGGGCCGAAAGCGGCGTGATCCAGCAGCAGATCGAGTCCGCTGCCAGCGCGACGCTCCCGGACGAGGCGCAGCGCTCGTTCTCGTACTGGGACGGCCTGTACTGGGCGCTGATCACCGCCGCCTCGATCGGCTACGGCGATGTCACGCCGCTGACGACGCTCGGACGGGTGCTCGCCTCTGCCCTGGGCGTCATGGGCGTGGTGACGATCGGCGTGATTGCGGGGCTGATCTTGAACTGGCTCTCACCACGCCGGATCGATTGA
- a CDS encoding DinB family protein: MQDDGFRLDETVAMLDRTPARLRALIEAVPERWVRATEGDGTWSPYDVIAHLIVGERTNWIVRARHILAGEQRPFPPFDRTPHAAESQGTSVDELLTRFAELRRANVAALVGMNLTHADLLRTGQHPEFGEVRLGQLLATWVVHDLNHVGQIVQTMAKVYAEAVGPWRAYLPIVQDRE, translated from the coding sequence ATGCAAGATGATGGATTCCGGTTGGACGAGACGGTGGCGATGCTCGATCGAACGCCTGCACGCCTGCGTGCATTGATCGAGGCTGTGCCTGAACGGTGGGTGCGGGCGACGGAAGGCGACGGCACGTGGTCGCCATACGACGTCATTGCGCACCTGATCGTTGGGGAGCGCACCAATTGGATCGTGCGGGCGCGGCACATTCTGGCAGGTGAGCAGCGACCGTTCCCGCCCTTCGACCGCACGCCGCACGCCGCCGAGAGCCAGGGCACGAGCGTGGATGAGCTGCTGACGCGGTTTGCTGAGCTTCGACGGGCGAATGTCGCTGCGCTTGTGGGCATGAATCTGACGCATGCGGATCTGCTTCGGACGGGGCAGCACCCCGAGTTTGGGGAGGTGCGGCTCGGTCAGTTGCTCGCCACGTGGGTCGTGCATGATCTGAATCACGTGGGGCAGATCGTCCAGACGATGGCGAAGGTCTACGCTGAAGCGGTCGGGCCGTGGCGCGCGTACCTGCCGATCGTGCAGGATCGGGAGTGA
- a CDS encoding RIO1 family regulatory kinase/ATPase, which produces MSTNDETYLDDLEFYEEQLSRSQRDRKVAKRKQSARPASAAEVGGSAEAGSLTMTYVPARFEAEWLRASLASFYTDELISDVLASVKGGKEASVYRCQAQPHTGELLAAKVYRPRQFRNLRNDKLYRDGRTIRTPDGRPVKSTDDRLMRALGKKTAFGKQVSHTSWLMHEFTTLERLHQLGAAVPRPVAANDNALLMSYHGDASTAAPTMNGVRLAAREAQRLFEEVLRNIELMLAQGLIHGDLSAYNILYWEGKLTIIDFPQITYAATNRNAREIFDRDVTRVCEYFIAQGVRAQPEQIAADLWERYVEISPDESLSAAPM; this is translated from the coding sequence GTGAGCACCAACGACGAGACGTATCTCGATGATCTTGAGTTCTACGAAGAGCAGCTCAGCCGGTCACAGCGCGATCGGAAGGTCGCCAAGCGTAAGCAGAGCGCCCGCCCAGCGAGCGCTGCCGAGGTCGGCGGTTCGGCTGAGGCCGGGAGCCTCACGATGACCTACGTACCGGCGCGGTTCGAGGCCGAGTGGCTGCGGGCCTCGCTAGCGTCGTTCTACACCGACGAGCTGATCAGCGATGTGCTGGCGAGCGTCAAGGGCGGCAAGGAGGCCAGCGTCTACCGCTGCCAGGCCCAGCCGCATACCGGCGAGCTGCTGGCGGCGAAGGTCTACCGACCGCGCCAGTTCCGTAACCTGCGCAACGACAAGCTATACCGCGACGGACGCACGATCCGGACGCCCGACGGTCGTCCGGTCAAATCCACGGATGATCGCCTGATGCGGGCGCTGGGCAAGAAGACGGCGTTTGGCAAGCAGGTGTCGCACACGTCATGGCTGATGCACGAGTTCACGACGCTGGAGCGTCTCCACCAGCTCGGCGCGGCAGTGCCCAGGCCCGTCGCCGCCAACGACAATGCACTGCTGATGAGCTACCACGGCGATGCTTCGACGGCGGCGCCGACGATGAACGGCGTGCGGCTTGCAGCGCGCGAGGCGCAGCGGCTATTCGAGGAGGTGCTGCGCAACATCGAGCTGATGCTGGCGCAGGGGCTAATCCACGGCGACCTGTCGGCCTATAATATCCTGTACTGGGAGGGCAAGCTGACGATTATCGACTTCCCGCAGATCACCTACGCCGCAACCAACCGCAACGCCCGCGAGATCTTCGATCGCGATGTTACGCGGGTCTGCGAGTACTTTATCGCGCAGGGCGTGCGTGCGCAGCCTGAGCAGATCGCGGCGGACCTGTGGGAGCGCTACGTCGAGATCAGCCCCGACGAGAGCTTGAGTGCGGCGCCGATGTAA